The following proteins come from a genomic window of Neoarius graeffei isolate fNeoGra1 chromosome 26, fNeoGra1.pri, whole genome shotgun sequence:
- the fndc10 gene encoding fibronectin type III domain-containing protein 10 — translation MRSHRSSLVLSCLSVLLCCWTGASAWPTHDVTNNNTNSLVKVAQPQVRSRDGEFEPKQQENGTNSSSSNLLQEGRVCAYHVLDRGKDGRLCFRRTQVNFTCLGSTCRQVRSPGGHLVANLLSNSTVLLQWTYPMVQDKSGHILVNSEISTEPPTGSPPAPPMREPQGGFRMRCWWNGSYTQFECASVHLASSCRDYLLSELHENVPYRICLQPAVWDEPGECVEFSVSPTGMQDIVIAMMTVGGAICVMLVIICLLVAYITENIMSPNVQHTLATQQHSRHSHNTYL, via the coding sequence ATGAGGAGCCACCGGAGCTCGCTGGTCCTCTCTTGTCTCTCTGTGCTGCTCTGCTGTTGGACTGGAGCGAGCGCCTGGCCGACCCATGATGtcactaataataatactaaCAGCCTAGTAAAAGTCGCGCAACCGCAGGTCAGAAGCAGAGACGGCGAGTTCGAGCCGAAGCAGCAGGAAAACGGAACCAACTCGAGCAGCAGCAACTTGCTCCAAGAAGGTCGTGTATGTGCATACCACGTCCTGGACAGAGGCAAAGATGGCCGGCTTTGCTTCCGACGCACTCAGGTCAACTTCACGTGTCTCGGCAGCACCTGCAGGCAGGTGAGATCACCTGGAGGTCACCTGGTCGCCAACCTGCTCTCCAACAGCACTGTGCTGCTCCAGTGGACTTACCCCATGGTGCAGGATAAATCAGGACACATCCTAGTGAACTCAGAGATCTCAACAGAGCCTCCTACAGGGTCTCCGCCTGCCCCACCAATGAGGGAGCCTCAGGGGGGCTTCAGGATGAGGTGCTGGTGGAACGGCAGCTACACTCAGTTTGAGTGTGCGAGTGTGCACCTGGCCAGCAGCTGCAGGGACTATTTACTGAGCGAGCTCCACGAAAACGTTCCCTACCGAATCTGCCTGCAGCCAGCAGTTTGGGACGAGCccggcgagtgtgtggagttcaGCGTGTCACCCACGGGGATGCAGGACATCGTGATCGCCATGATGACAGTGGGCGGAGCCATCTGCGTGATGCTCGTCATCATCTGCCTGCTGGTGGCCTACATCACAGAGAACATCATGAGTCCCAATGTGCAGCACACACTCGCCACACAGCAGCACTCTCGCCACTCACACAACACATACCTCTGA
- the LOC132874231 gene encoding olfactory receptor class A-like protein 4: MAEVLIVEAILFGILVFCGILGNILVIYTVVLCSLESLSRHMPPSDMILLNLALANLLTSLFRTVPIFIWDLGLELYLETDWCRVFMLLWVWWRSVGTWTTLTLSIFHYTMLTRKHVAVGPLAHQRDRRRTILMLGFVWGANLAFSLPAAIYSVHIHGNSTSELMVISCTTRPLLGCTWDFPTKEQGEAFASTSLILNEVLPLLLMVSTNLATLQALAKHIRMVTVGVESGAVRVHMERKAGQVILMLVALFVVCWVLQVTAVTYYNYNGGKHTEGLLTISQFSSSVFGGFSPMVVAFGHGKLRKRIMVMVQELGIWVGCRTTNSEAKKKKELESTTISYKQEAQTKNVMM; encoded by the exons atggctgaagtgctcatTGTGGAGGCCATCTTGTTTGGCATTTTGGTCTTCTGTGGAATTCTGGGAAATATTCTGGTCATCTATACG GTGGTACTGTGTTCCCTGGAGAGTCTGTCTCGTCACATGCCTCCGTCTGACATGATCCTGCTCAATCTAGCACTAGCGAACCTGCTGACGTCGCTGTTCCGCACCGTGCCCATCTTCATCTGGGACCTGGGTCTGGAATTGTATCTAGAAACAGACTGGTGCCGAGTGTTCATGCTGCTGTGGGTGTGGTGGCGCTCCGTGGGCACCTGGACCACGCTGACCCTCAGCATCTTTCACTACACAATGCTGACACGTAAGCATGTTGCTGTGGGGCCGCTGGCACACCAGAGGGACCGAAGACGTACCATTCTGATGCTGGGATTCGTCTGGGGTGCCAACCTGGCGTTTTCATTACCCGCCGCCATATACTCCGTACACATCCATGGAAATTCTACGTCCGAACTGATGGTGATAAGCTGCACCACGCGCCCGCTGCTCGGCTGTACGTGGGACTTCCCAACCAAAGAGCAGGGGGAGGCTTTTGCCTCCACCTCACTCATTCTCAACGAG GTGCTGCCTCTGCTGCTGATGGTGAGTACTAACCTGGCGACTCTCCAGGCACTGGCTAAACACATCCGCATGGTGACGGTGGGTGTGGAGAGCGGAGCGGTTCGCGTGCACATGGAGCGGAAAGCGGGTCAGGTGATCCTGATGCTGGTGGCACTGTTCGTCGTGTGCTGGGTGCTGCAGGTGACTGCTGTGACTTATTACAACTACAATGGTGGAAAGCACACAGAGGGCCTGCTGACCATCTCACAGTTCTCCTCCTCCGTCTTCGGGGGCTTCAGCCCCATGGTGGTGGCGTTCGGCCATGGCAAATTGCGCAAGAGGATCATGGTAATGGTGCAGGAGCtgggcatctgggtgggctgcagAACCACCAACAGTGAGGCCAAGAAGAAGAAGGAGCTGGAGAGCACCACCATCTCGTACAAACAAGAGGCACAAACAAAGAATGTGATGATGTGA